In one window of Posidoniimonas corsicana DNA:
- a CDS encoding KdsC family phosphatase encodes MPLAETCRRIKLLLSDVDGVMTDGSVLYDSTGAELKSFNIRDGLGIRLWQRAGGVFGVVTGRESPMVERRCRELDVAILVQNSGDKLPKVQQIASEQGVTLDEIAYIGDDLPDLPVIQAVGLGVAVADAAEEVLHAADYTTQLPGGRGAIRELIEVILKQRMKQ; translated from the coding sequence ATGCCCCTCGCCGAGACCTGCCGCCGGATCAAGCTGCTGCTGTCAGACGTCGACGGCGTCATGACCGACGGCTCGGTGCTGTACGACTCGACCGGCGCCGAGCTGAAGAGCTTCAACATCCGCGACGGCCTGGGCATCCGCCTGTGGCAGCGGGCCGGCGGCGTGTTTGGCGTCGTGACGGGCCGCGAGTCGCCGATGGTCGAGCGCCGCTGCCGCGAGCTCGACGTGGCCATCCTGGTGCAGAACTCCGGCGACAAGCTCCCCAAGGTGCAGCAGATCGCCAGCGAGCAGGGCGTCACGCTCGACGAGATCGCCTACATCGGCGACGACCTGCCCGACCTGCCGGTCATTCAGGCGGTCGGCCTGGGGGTCGCGGTGGCGGACGCCGCCGAGGAGGTGTTGCACGCGGCCGACTACACAACCCAGCTCCCCGGCGGACGGGGGGCGATCCGCGAGCTGATTGAAGTGATCCTCAAACAGCGGATGAAGCAGTGA
- a CDS encoding KpsF/GutQ family sugar-phosphate isomerase has protein sequence MSQHSAQRDGSPPPALTPHEQLRAAKEIVRREAIALWHVSNRLDGSFTNAVKLVQEARGDVIVTGMGKAGIIAQKIAATLASTGAHAHFVHPAEAFHGDLGRFHDDDVVLALSQSGETAEVTQLLPSLRSRGLPIIAVTASAESTLGRAAEVVLELGKLEEVCSLGLAPSTSTTVMLALGDALALVLSSLRGFREEDFAKYHPGGALGRKLSNVEDVMRPLKECRVANLTQTAREVLIQCSRPGRRSGAIMLLDDAGRLAGLFTDSDLARLFEHGAESKLDTPIQKLMIARPTSIQAGSKTSAAVELLAERKFSELPVVDAEGKPVGMIDVTDVVGMRLSGDKSAQKPGPQAGGIRIFPGEDVFAAG, from the coding sequence ATGAGTCAGCACTCTGCGCAACGCGACGGTTCGCCCCCCCCTGCGCTCACCCCCCACGAGCAGCTGCGCGCCGCCAAAGAGATTGTGCGCCGCGAGGCGATCGCGCTATGGCACGTCTCGAACCGGCTGGACGGCTCGTTCACCAACGCGGTCAAGCTCGTCCAGGAGGCCCGCGGCGACGTCATCGTCACCGGCATGGGCAAGGCCGGCATCATCGCGCAGAAGATCGCCGCCACGCTCGCCTCGACCGGCGCGCACGCGCACTTCGTCCACCCCGCCGAGGCGTTCCACGGCGACCTCGGCCGCTTCCACGACGACGACGTCGTGCTCGCGCTGTCGCAGTCCGGCGAGACCGCCGAGGTCACGCAGCTGCTCCCCAGCCTGCGCAGCCGCGGCCTGCCGATCATCGCGGTGACCGCCTCGGCCGAGAGCACGCTCGGCCGCGCGGCCGAGGTGGTGCTCGAGCTCGGCAAGCTCGAGGAGGTCTGCTCGCTCGGGCTCGCGCCCAGCACCAGCACCACCGTGATGCTCGCCCTGGGCGACGCGCTCGCGCTGGTGCTCAGCAGCCTGCGGGGCTTCCGCGAGGAGGACTTCGCCAAGTACCACCCCGGCGGCGCCCTCGGGCGGAAGCTCAGCAACGTCGAGGACGTGATGCGCCCGCTGAAGGAGTGCCGCGTCGCGAACCTGACACAGACGGCGCGCGAGGTGTTGATCCAGTGCAGCCGCCCGGGCCGCCGGTCGGGCGCCATCATGCTGCTGGACGACGCCGGCCGCCTGGCGGGCCTGTTCACCGACAGCGACCTCGCCCGCCTGTTTGAGCACGGCGCCGAGTCGAAGCTCGACACGCCCATCCAGAAGCTGATGATCGCACGCCCCACCAGCATCCAGGCCGGCTCGAAGACCTCCGCCGCCGTGGAGCTGCTCGCCGAGCGCAAGTTCAGCGAGCTGCCCGTGGTCGACGCCGAGGGCAAGCCCGTCGGCATGATCGACGTGACCGACGTGGTCGGGATGCGTCTGTCCGGCGACAAGTCGGCGCAGAAGCCCGGCCCGCAGGCGGGCGGCATCCGCATCTTCCCGGGCGAGGACGTGTTTGCCGCGGGTTAG
- a CDS encoding (2Fe-2S)-binding protein has product MKDDDHLCLCFHVTKRKVINYLRIERPRAASQLADCHGAGTGCGWCRAYLQKLFDASRNETDVDAVDLPESEDYARSRSAYVKAGKGTPPPGAG; this is encoded by the coding sequence ATGAAGGACGACGACCACCTCTGCCTGTGCTTCCACGTCACCAAGCGCAAGGTGATCAACTACCTTCGCATCGAGCGGCCGCGCGCCGCGTCGCAGCTGGCCGACTGCCACGGCGCGGGCACCGGCTGCGGCTGGTGCCGGGCGTACCTGCAGAAGCTGTTCGACGCGTCGCGCAATGAGACGGACGTCGACGCCGTCGATCTCCCAGAGAGCGAGGACTACGCCCGCTCGCGCAGCGCGTACGTGAAAGCCGGCAAGGGAACGCCGCCGCCCGGCGCCGGTTGA
- a CDS encoding M20/M25/M40 family metallo-hydrolase has protein sequence MPAKKNAPPAKPPAPERAVTDAEALRLVMKLMAIPGRSCEERLVMDAIVAELSSAGLDQKHVRFDNAHKKSPFKGEVGNLIVKLPGTVRGPRRMFSAHVDTVPICVGCRPKRKDGRIVSGNPETGLGGDDRAGAAVVLATLLALLRSGVDHPPLTFLWTVQEEIGLCGARSVSLSQLGRPPLAFNFDGSSPTKITIGATGGYRMKIEVTGVPSHAGNAPEEGVSAISIAALAIADLTRRGWHGRIQKGGRRGTSNVGVIAGGQATNVVTDRVVLRAEARSHDPEFRQQIVGEMEQAFHTAAAKVKNTAGDCGRVRFDGNLDYESFRLSPTHDAVRAAVAAVESLGEDHELAVANGGLDANWLTHRGVPTVSFGCGQRGIHKIGEELVIEEIQLARRLALRLAVGDASA, from the coding sequence GTGCCCGCTAAGAAGAACGCCCCGCCCGCCAAGCCCCCCGCGCCCGAGCGCGCCGTCACCGACGCGGAGGCGCTGCGGCTAGTGATGAAGCTGATGGCCATCCCCGGCCGCAGCTGCGAGGAGCGGCTGGTGATGGACGCGATCGTCGCGGAGCTGAGCTCCGCGGGGCTCGACCAGAAGCACGTGCGGTTCGACAACGCGCACAAGAAGTCGCCGTTCAAGGGCGAGGTGGGGAACCTGATCGTCAAGCTGCCCGGCACGGTGCGCGGGCCGCGGCGGATGTTCTCGGCGCACGTCGACACGGTGCCGATCTGCGTCGGCTGCCGGCCGAAGCGCAAGGACGGGCGGATCGTTTCCGGTAACCCGGAGACCGGCCTCGGCGGCGACGATCGGGCCGGCGCGGCGGTAGTGCTCGCCACGCTGCTCGCGCTGCTGCGGAGCGGCGTCGACCACCCGCCGCTCACGTTCCTGTGGACCGTGCAGGAGGAGATCGGGCTGTGCGGCGCGCGGAGCGTGTCGCTTTCGCAGCTCGGCAGGCCGCCGCTGGCGTTCAACTTCGACGGCTCCTCACCCACCAAGATCACCATCGGCGCCACCGGCGGCTACCGCATGAAGATCGAGGTGACCGGCGTCCCCAGCCACGCGGGCAACGCGCCGGAAGAGGGCGTCAGCGCAATCAGCATCGCGGCCCTGGCCATCGCCGACCTGACGCGGCGCGGCTGGCACGGCCGGATCCAGAAGGGCGGCCGCCGGGGCACCAGCAATGTCGGCGTGATCGCCGGCGGCCAGGCCACCAACGTCGTGACCGACCGCGTGGTGCTGCGCGCCGAGGCCCGCAGCCACGACCCCGAGTTCCGCCAGCAGATCGTCGGCGAGATGGAGCAGGCGTTCCACACCGCCGCGGCCAAGGTGAAGAACACCGCGGGCGACTGCGGCCGCGTCCGCTTCGACGGCAACCTGGACTACGAGTCGTTCCGGCTGAGCCCCACGCACGACGCCGTGCGCGCCGCGGTGGCGGCGGTCGAGTCGCTCGGCGAGGACCACGAGCTGGCGGTCGCCAACGGCGGCCTGGACGCCAACTGGCTGACGCACCGCGGCGTGCCGACGGTGTCGTTCGGCTGCGGCCAGCGCGGCATCCACAAGATCGGCGAGGAGCTGGTGATCGAAGAGATCCAGCTCGCCCGCCGGCTGGCGCTGCGCCTCGCGGTGGGGGACGCGTCCGCATGA
- a CDS encoding Gfo/Idh/MocA family protein, which yields MSASLNVGLVGYKFMGKAHSHAYQSVGRFFNLDLPPVMKAVCGRNAEAVQEFAQQWGWESTETDWRKLVTRDDIDLIDIGSPGSTHAEIAIAAAEAGKHVYCEKPLANSLDDCKRMLAAVKKSGVKNMINFNYRKTPAMALAKKMIDAGEIGEVRHVRCTYLQDWLVDPEFPMNWRMRKETAGAGAHGDLGAHSVDLARFLAGDISQVVGDMKTFITERPAEGSSSGLTGTAGEGTEPVTVDDCSLFLARFASGALGSFEATRLAPGRKNFNRIEVNGSKGTLAWCFEDLNVLQYYSTADSHQGFKQIIATEGDHPYMDAWWPPGHMLGYDHTFVNAVADMLRAIAADKNPSPCFLAGARCVAVLDAVERSVQSSKWEDVEVIEA from the coding sequence TTGAGCGCGTCACTGAATGTCGGACTTGTCGGCTATAAGTTCATGGGCAAGGCCCACTCGCACGCCTACCAGTCGGTCGGCCGGTTCTTCAACCTCGACCTGCCGCCGGTGATGAAGGCGGTCTGCGGACGCAACGCCGAGGCCGTGCAGGAGTTCGCCCAGCAGTGGGGCTGGGAGTCGACCGAGACCGACTGGCGCAAGCTGGTGACCCGCGACGACATCGACCTGATCGACATCGGCTCGCCCGGCAGCACGCACGCCGAGATCGCCATCGCCGCCGCCGAGGCGGGCAAGCACGTGTACTGCGAGAAGCCCCTGGCCAACTCGCTGGACGACTGCAAGCGGATGCTGGCGGCGGTGAAGAAGTCGGGCGTGAAGAACATGATCAACTTCAACTACCGCAAGACGCCGGCCATGGCGCTCGCGAAGAAGATGATCGACGCCGGCGAGATCGGCGAGGTGCGCCACGTCCGCTGCACGTACCTGCAGGACTGGCTGGTCGACCCCGAGTTCCCGATGAACTGGCGGATGCGCAAGGAGACCGCCGGCGCCGGCGCCCACGGCGACCTGGGCGCCCACAGCGTGGACCTGGCGCGGTTCCTGGCCGGCGACATCAGCCAGGTGGTCGGCGACATGAAGACCTTCATCACCGAGCGCCCCGCCGAGGGCTCCTCAAGCGGCCTCACCGGCACCGCCGGCGAGGGGACCGAACCGGTCACCGTGGACGACTGCTCGCTGTTCCTGGCCCGGTTCGCCAGCGGCGCGCTCGGCTCGTTCGAGGCGACCCGCCTGGCGCCCGGCCGCAAGAACTTCAACCGCATCGAGGTGAACGGCAGCAAGGGCACGCTCGCCTGGTGCTTCGAGGACCTCAACGTGCTGCAGTACTACAGCACGGCCGACAGCCATCAGGGGTTCAAGCAGATCATCGCCACCGAGGGCGACCACCCCTACATGGACGCCTGGTGGCCGCCGGGGCACATGCTGGGCTACGACCACACCTTCGTGAACGCCGTGGCGGACATGCTGAGGGCGATCGCCGCCGACAAGAACCCGTCGCCCTGCTTCCTGGCCGGCGCCCGCTGCGTGGCGGTGCTGGACGCCGTGGAGCGGAGCGTGCAGAGCAGCAAGTGGGAAGACGTCGAAGTGATCGAGGCCTAA
- a CDS encoding diguanylate cyclase produces the protein MWLRSRPPNAARRQEAEQKRSLVQKAVQGLHAAVESIQSCVQQHSDSLTAINDSLSEGDASDAAASIIEANQLAEHQFQALQGDLATHASQVRGQAGPGGVLRLATLVLDRQQHAYLRVLNSLEELANEVSSELDGCGEKLRHVSAGLESTENNSSTEVRHAICEVLDAVDELGQSADAAEVKLEQSAQKVCMQAILSHADLLTALPNRRALEELLASAAASNGQRPSPCSLILVDLEDFTEVNNKHGYPGGDAVLRQAAILLKRLSQGQATTARFGGDCFALLMPGVTLAKAMPVAERVRDEVASSRFCEGRKPVTLTASVGVVQLQQGESPNQAIVRATMALKESDQAEDNTAYYNDGRQCFPISQAHRKKTEEARNVDAPEYPTAASLGVDAPEAPAAQLPEGESDGMLCGRSIFIANVRRRLAEWNRGGPIVSVLLMRVDQVDDLTGRRPPQAFEFLRRVLSRLLQAATRDMDQRCDYEQGVFAVMLPGADERTALMIADRLRSQVANCKLRLDSELWDLTASIGVADATAGATVVDVLMAAAAGMEMALRDGGDTAVAFSDLTAENPTEW, from the coding sequence ATGTGGCTGCGGAGCCGCCCCCCGAACGCCGCGCGTCGGCAGGAGGCGGAGCAGAAACGCAGCCTCGTGCAGAAGGCGGTGCAGGGGCTGCACGCCGCGGTCGAGAGCATCCAGAGCTGCGTCCAGCAGCACAGCGACAGCCTGACCGCCATCAACGACAGCCTGTCGGAGGGCGACGCCTCGGACGCGGCGGCGTCGATCATCGAGGCCAACCAGCTCGCCGAGCACCAGTTCCAGGCGCTGCAGGGCGACCTCGCCACCCACGCCAGCCAGGTCCGCGGCCAGGCCGGCCCCGGCGGCGTGCTCCGGCTCGCGACCCTGGTGCTCGACCGGCAGCAGCACGCCTACCTGCGGGTGCTCAACTCGCTGGAGGAACTGGCGAACGAGGTCTCTAGCGAGCTGGACGGCTGCGGCGAGAAGCTGCGGCACGTCTCCGCCGGGCTGGAGTCCACGGAGAACAACTCGTCCACCGAGGTCCGCCACGCGATCTGCGAGGTGCTCGACGCGGTCGACGAGCTCGGCCAGAGCGCCGACGCCGCCGAGGTCAAACTCGAACAGTCCGCGCAGAAGGTCTGCATGCAGGCCATCCTGTCGCACGCCGACCTGCTCACCGCGCTGCCCAACCGGCGGGCGCTCGAGGAGCTGCTGGCCAGCGCCGCCGCGTCCAACGGACAGCGGCCGTCGCCCTGCTCGCTGATCCTGGTCGACCTGGAGGACTTCACGGAGGTCAACAACAAGCACGGCTACCCCGGCGGCGACGCCGTGCTGCGTCAGGCGGCCATCCTGCTCAAGCGTCTGTCGCAGGGGCAGGCCACCACCGCGCGGTTCGGCGGCGACTGCTTCGCGCTGCTGATGCCCGGCGTCACCCTGGCCAAGGCGATGCCGGTGGCCGAGCGCGTCCGCGACGAGGTGGCCAGCTCCCGGTTCTGCGAGGGCCGCAAGCCGGTCACGCTGACCGCCAGCGTGGGCGTGGTTCAATTGCAGCAGGGCGAGAGCCCCAACCAGGCGATCGTCCGCGCGACCATGGCCCTCAAGGAGTCCGACCAGGCCGAGGACAACACCGCCTACTACAACGACGGCCGCCAGTGCTTCCCGATCTCACAGGCGCACCGCAAGAAAACCGAGGAGGCCCGCAACGTCGACGCGCCGGAGTACCCCACCGCGGCGTCGCTCGGCGTCGACGCGCCGGAGGCCCCCGCCGCGCAGCTCCCCGAGGGCGAGTCGGACGGCATGCTGTGCGGGCGTTCGATCTTCATCGCCAACGTCCGCCGCCGGCTGGCCGAGTGGAACCGCGGCGGGCCGATCGTGTCGGTGCTGCTGATGCGCGTCGACCAGGTCGACGACCTCACCGGCCGCCGGCCGCCCCAGGCGTTCGAGTTCCTCCGGCGGGTGCTGAGCCGGCTGCTGCAGGCCGCCACCCGCGACATGGACCAGCGGTGCGACTACGAGCAGGGCGTGTTCGCGGTGATGCTGCCGGGCGCCGACGAGCGGACCGCGCTGATGATCGCCGACCGCCTGCGGAGCCAGGTGGCCAACTGCAAGCTGCGGCTGGATAGCGAGCTGTGGGACCTGACCGCCAGCATCGGCGTCGCCGACGCCACCGCCGGCGCCACGGTCGTAGATGTACTAATGGCCGCCGCCGCCGGCATGGAGATGGCCCTCCGCGACGGGGGCGACACCGCGGTCGCGTTCTCCGACCTGACCGCCGAGAACCCCACCGAGTGGTGA
- a CDS encoding bL17 family ribosomal protein: MRHRRKGRKLGRNPNHQRALLRNLASALILTERDTEDLRYIELESEPAVKGRIVTTVSKAKEVRPLVEKCVTIAKRSIPAQQAAAEFQADSPRGSDGWKSWRGSDRWKQWNDAIAPVVAARRRCLQLLGDKKAVSVLFEEIAPRFEDRPGGYTRVLKIAKPRLGDAGQQAILEFVGVRDRVQVKSEKPAFDAPEDETPADDAPAAEAAEDSTEAAPEEAAAEAEEKKD, translated from the coding sequence ATGCGACACCGACGCAAAGGCCGCAAGCTCGGCCGCAACCCAAACCACCAACGGGCGTTGCTCCGCAACCTGGCCAGCGCGTTGATCCTGACCGAGCGTGACACCGAGGACCTGCGGTACATCGAGCTCGAGTCGGAGCCGGCCGTCAAGGGCCGCATCGTCACGACCGTCAGCAAGGCCAAGGAGGTCCGGCCGCTGGTCGAGAAGTGCGTCACGATCGCCAAGCGCTCGATCCCTGCTCAGCAGGCGGCCGCCGAGTTCCAGGCCGACTCGCCCCGCGGCAGCGACGGCTGGAAGTCGTGGCGTGGCAGCGACCGCTGGAAGCAGTGGAACGATGCGATCGCGCCCGTCGTGGCCGCCCGCCGCCGCTGCCTGCAGCTGCTGGGTGACAAGAAGGCCGTGAGCGTGCTGTTCGAAGAGATCGCCCCCCGCTTCGAGGACCGCCCGGGCGGCTACACCCGCGTGCTGAAGATCGCCAAGCCGCGGCTCGGCGACGCCGGCCAGCAGGCCATCCTCGAGTTTGTCGGCGTCCGCGACCGCGTGCAGGTGAAGAGCGAGAAGCCGGCCTTCGACGCCCCCGAGGACGAGACCCCGGCCGACGACGCGCCCGCCGCTGAGGCAGCCGAGGACTCCACTGAGGCCGCCCCGGAAGAGGCCGCCGCCGAGGCCGAAGAGAAGAAGGACTGA
- a CDS encoding DNA-directed RNA polymerase subunit alpha, with the protein MHIRWRGLELPSVVSCDQETLSATYGKFFAEPFERGFGATVGNGLRRVLLSSLEGSAVTQIKIHNAQHEFTTVPGVLEDVTDIVLNVKSLVVKNHSETTRVLRVERNEAGQITAGDIETDESVEVLNKDHVLATLTDDVPFVMEMVVENGRGYVPSTEHSQNIQEIGIIPVDAIFSPVARVRFAVDETRVGQKTNYDKLTLEVWTDGSVSPEMAMVEAAKILRKHLNPFVQYSELGPQVRSPARATPSAPGVDPAMEQKLSMPISELNLSVRASNCLESEHIMTVRDLVSRSEDALLEVRNFGETTLTEVQEKLSELGLHLGMRVPPAPVGV; encoded by the coding sequence ATGCACATCCGATGGCGCGGACTAGAACTCCCGAGCGTGGTTTCCTGCGACCAAGAAACCCTCTCGGCGACCTACGGCAAGTTTTTCGCCGAGCCCTTTGAGCGCGGCTTCGGCGCGACCGTTGGCAACGGGCTCCGCCGGGTGCTGCTGTCGAGCCTCGAGGGCAGCGCGGTCACGCAGATCAAGATCCACAACGCGCAGCACGAGTTCACCACCGTCCCCGGCGTGCTGGAGGACGTAACCGACATCGTCCTGAACGTGAAGTCGCTGGTGGTGAAGAACCACTCCGAGACCACCCGCGTGCTGCGTGTGGAGCGCAATGAGGCCGGGCAGATCACCGCCGGCGACATCGAGACCGACGAGTCGGTCGAGGTGCTCAACAAGGATCACGTGCTGGCCACGCTGACCGACGACGTGCCGTTCGTCATGGAGATGGTCGTCGAGAACGGCCGCGGCTACGTGCCCTCCACCGAGCACAGCCAGAACATCCAAGAGATCGGCATCATCCCGGTCGACGCGATCTTCAGCCCGGTCGCCCGCGTCCGGTTTGCCGTCGACGAGACCCGCGTCGGCCAGAAGACCAACTACGACAAGCTGACCCTTGAGGTCTGGACCGACGGCTCGGTCAGCCCCGAGATGGCCATGGTCGAGGCGGCCAAGATCCTCCGCAAGCACCTCAACCCGTTCGTGCAGTACTCCGAGCTGGGCCCGCAGGTCCGCTCGCCGGCCCGCGCCACCCCGTCGGCGCCCGGCGTCGACCCGGCGATGGAGCAGAAGCTGAGCATGCCGATCTCGGAGCTCAACCTGTCGGTCCGGGCGAGCAACTGCCTGGAGTCCGAGCACATCATGACCGTCCGGGACCTGGTGTCCCGTTCGGAGGACGCGCTCCTGGAAGTCCGCAACTTCGGCGAGACCACCCTCACCGAGGTGCAAGAGAAACTCAGCGAGCTCGGCCTGCACCTGGGCATGCGTGTCCCGCCGGCGCCGGTTGGGGTCTAA
- the rpsD gene encoding 30S ribosomal protein S4, giving the protein MARYTGPACRLCRRDGLKLFLKGTRCDTSKCAFERRDTPPGQQQTRRGKVTDYGVHLREKQKVKHYYGVLEKQFRRYFAKAERAKGNTGDVLMSLLERRLDNVVHRLGFGTSRAQARQMINHGHITVNGRRVTIASYEVRAGDVVRVMNKARSLDYIRGAQSESDRSVPDYLAVTESVIPEGIIGRLPGPEDVSVPVQTQLIVELCSR; this is encoded by the coding sequence ATGGCACGATACACCGGCCCAGCCTGCCGCCTCTGCCGTCGCGACGGCCTGAAGCTGTTCCTCAAGGGGACCCGCTGCGACACCTCCAAGTGCGCCTTCGAGCGCCGTGACACCCCGCCCGGGCAGCAGCAGACCCGCCGCGGCAAGGTCACCGACTACGGGGTGCACCTCCGCGAGAAGCAGAAGGTGAAGCACTACTACGGCGTGCTGGAGAAGCAGTTCCGCCGCTACTTCGCCAAGGCCGAGCGCGCCAAGGGCAACACCGGCGACGTGCTGATGAGCCTGCTGGAGCGCCGCCTCGACAACGTGGTGCACCGCCTCGGGTTCGGGACCAGCCGCGCCCAGGCCCGCCAGATGATCAACCACGGCCACATCACCGTGAACGGCCGCCGCGTGACGATCGCCAGCTACGAGGTCCGTGCCGGCGACGTCGTCCGCGTGATGAACAAGGCCCGCAGCCTCGACTATATCCGCGGCGCCCAGTCCGAGAGCGACCGGTCGGTCCCCGACTACCTGGCCGTGACCGAGAGCGTAATCCCCGAGGGCATCATCGGCCGGCTGCCCGGCCCTGAGGACGTCTCGGTTCCGGTTCAGACCCAGCTGATCGTGGAGCTCTGCTCCCGCTAA
- the rpsK gene encoding 30S ribosomal protein S11 translates to MAKTRDKSSSKKKTRRSVAVGIAYITATFNNTTVTITDTKGDTLCWASAGTSGFKGSRKSTPFAGQCAAQQAAEKAKKFGVRDVEVRVRGPGSGRESAITALEAAGLKVKSIEDITPLPHNGCRPRKKRRV, encoded by the coding sequence GTGGCGAAAACTCGCGACAAGAGCTCATCGAAGAAGAAGACCCGCCGGAGCGTGGCGGTCGGCATCGCCTACATCACGGCGACGTTCAACAACACCACGGTGACCATCACGGACACCAAGGGCGACACGCTGTGCTGGGCGAGCGCCGGCACCAGCGGCTTCAAGGGCAGCCGCAAGAGCACCCCGTTCGCGGGCCAGTGCGCCGCGCAGCAGGCGGCCGAGAAGGCCAAGAAGTTCGGCGTGCGGGACGTTGAGGTCCGCGTGCGTGGACCAGGCAGCGGCCGCGAGAGCGCCATCACCGCCCTCGAGGCGGCCGGCCTGAAGGTCAAGTCGATCGAGGACATCACCCCACTGCCGCACAACGGCTGCCGCCCCCGCAAGAAGCGCCGCGTCTAA
- the rpsM gene encoding 30S ribosomal protein S13 — translation MPRLLGVDIPPDRPAAISLTYLYGVGPKTARELCHKAGIDPHVRARELHEDEVARLAALLDKDYVVEGQLRRQTSQNISRLRDIACYRGLRHRRGLPVRGQRTKTNARTRKGAKKTVAGKKGVKDLR, via the coding sequence ATGCCACGTCTCCTTGGTGTTGATATCCCGCCCGATCGGCCCGCGGCCATCTCGCTGACGTACCTGTACGGCGTCGGCCCGAAGACCGCCCGGGAGCTGTGCCACAAGGCCGGCATCGACCCGCACGTCCGCGCCCGCGAGCTGCACGAGGACGAGGTCGCTCGGCTGGCCGCGCTGCTCGACAAGGACTACGTGGTCGAGGGCCAGCTGCGCCGTCAGACCAGCCAGAACATCTCGCGTCTGCGTGACATCGCCTGCTACCGCGGGCTGCGTCACCGCCGCGGCCTGCCGGTCCGCGGGCAGCGCACCAAGACCAACGCCCGCACCCGCAAGGGCGCCAAGAAGACCGTCGCGGGCAAGAAGGGCGTTAAAGACCTGCGTTAG
- the rpmJ gene encoding 50S ribosomal protein L36, with the protein MKVRASVKRICDKCKVVRRKGVVRVVCDNPRHKQRQG; encoded by the coding sequence ATGAAGGTTCGCGCCAGCGTCAAACGTATCTGCGACAAGTGCAAGGTGGTTCGCCGCAAGGGCGTTGTCCGCGTTGTGTGCGATAACCCTCGCCACAAGCAACGCCAGGGCTAG
- the map gene encoding type I methionyl aminopeptidase: protein MIQLKSDREIAKMRLAGLVVWRAHQIAAELIGPGATTRAIDAALDNYFAQLGATPLFKNYPHHEKGKPAFPAVTCMSRNEVVVHGIPDDRPLEEGDILSIDTGVRLGGWCGDAAVTHAIGKIDPEVQRLLDVTQGALQLAFDLLHTKDRWSQIAAEMARYVKDHGFSTVEDFVGHGIGRKMHEDPQVPNFVSRSLRGRADFFIEPGLVLAIEPMVNMGTPKVRLLRDAWTQVTKDGQPSAHFEHTIAVTRDGPVRLTVAPSKEEEALMEDLMAVSSPGLERLIEW from the coding sequence ATGATCCAGCTCAAGAGCGACCGAGAAATCGCCAAGATGCGGCTGGCGGGCCTGGTGGTCTGGCGGGCGCACCAGATCGCGGCGGAGCTGATCGGCCCCGGCGCGACCACCCGAGCGATCGACGCCGCGCTGGACAACTACTTCGCCCAACTCGGCGCGACCCCGCTGTTTAAGAACTACCCCCACCACGAGAAGGGGAAGCCCGCCTTCCCCGCCGTGACCTGCATGTCACGCAACGAGGTGGTGGTGCACGGCATCCCCGATGACCGCCCGCTCGAGGAGGGTGACATCCTCAGCATCGACACCGGCGTCCGATTAGGCGGCTGGTGCGGCGACGCGGCGGTGACCCACGCGATCGGGAAGATCGACCCCGAGGTCCAGCGCCTGCTGGACGTGACCCAAGGGGCCCTGCAACTGGCGTTCGACCTGCTCCACACCAAGGATCGCTGGAGCCAGATCGCCGCCGAGATGGCGCGGTATGTAAAGGACCACGGCTTCTCGACGGTGGAAGACTTTGTGGGGCACGGGATCGGTCGGAAGATGCACGAGGACCCCCAGGTCCCCAATTTCGTCAGCCGATCGCTCCGCGGCCGGGCCGATTTCTTTATCGAACCGGGCCTGGTGCTGGCGATCGAACCGATGGTGAACATGGGGACCCCCAAGGTGCGGCTGCTCCGCGACGCGTGGACCCAAGTCACCAAGGACGGCCAGCCGAGCGCCCACTTCGAGCACACGATCGCGGTCACCAGAGACGGCCCGGTCCGGCTGACGGTGGCGCCGTCCAAAGAAGAAGAAGCGTTGATGGAGGATCTGATGGCGGTCTCCAGCCCCGGGCTGGAACGGCTCATCGAGTGGTAA